Proteins found in one Macrobrachium nipponense isolate FS-2020 chromosome 4, ASM1510439v2, whole genome shotgun sequence genomic segment:
- the LOC135211434 gene encoding uncharacterized protein LOC135211434 — MGQVNDVQVCPKGEVNDIQVCPKGDITDIQVCPKGEVNDIQVSPKWEVNHIQVCSKLEVNNIEVCPKGEVNDIQVCPKGEVNDIQVCPEGEVNDMQVCPKGEVNNIQVCLKEEVSDIQEVNDIQVCPMREVNDIQICPKGEVNDIQVCPQGEVNDIQVCPKGELNDIQVCSMREVNDIQICPKGEVNDIQGEENDIQVCPKGKVNGIQVCPKVKVNDIQVCRKGKVNDIQVCPKGKGEVSDIQVCPKGKVKDIQVCPKGKVNDIEVFPKEEVNDIQVCPKGKVNDIQGEANDIQVCRKGKVNDIQICPKGKVKDIEVCPKWKVNDIQVCPIGKVNYIQVCPIGIVNDIQVCPKGKVNDIQVCSKVKVNYIQVCPKGKVNDIEVCPKGEVNDIEVCPKGKVNDIQVCPKWEVNDIQVFPKGKVNDIEVCPKGKVNDIEVCPKGEVNDIQVCPKGKVNDIEVCPKGEVKDIQVCPKGKVNNIQVCPKGDVNDIQVCPKGEVNDIQDCP, encoded by the exons ATGGGGCAAGTAAATGATgttcaagtttgtccaaaaggggaagtaaatgatattcaagtttgtccaaaaggggatataactgatattcaagtttgtccaaaaggggaagtaaatgatattcaa GTTAGTCCAAAATGGGAAGTTAATCATATTCAAGTTTGTTCAAAACTGGAAGTAAATAATATTgaagtttgtccaaaaggggaagtgaatgatattcaagtttgtccaaaaggggaagtaaatgatattcaagtttgtccagaaggggaagtaaatgatatgcaagtttgtccaaaaggggaagtaaataatattcaagtttgtcTAAAAGAGGAAGTaagtgatattcaa gaagtaaatgatattcaagtttgtccaatgagggaagtaaatgatattcaaatttgtccaaaaggggaagtaaatgatattcaagtcTGTCCACAAGgggaagtaaatgatattcaagtttgtccaaaaggggaattaaatgatattcaagtttgttcaATGAgggaagtaaatgatattcaaatttgtccaaaaggggaagtaaatgatattcaa GGGGAAgaaaatgatattcaagtttgtccaaaagggaaagtaaatggtattcaagtttgtccaaaagtgaaagtaaatgatattcaagtttgtcgaaaagggaaagtgaatgatattcaagtttgtccaaaagggaAG GGGGAAGTaagtgatattcaagtttgtccaaaagggaaagtaaaggatattcaagtttgtccaaaagggaAAGTAAATGATATTGAAGTTTTTCCAAAGGAggaagtaaatgatattcaagtttgtccaaaagggaaagtaaatgatattcaa GGGGAAGCAAACGATATTCAAGTTTGTCGAAAAGggaaagtaaatgatattcaaatTTGTCCAAAAGGGAAAGTAAAGGATATTGAAGTTTGTccaaaatggaaagtaaatgatattcaagtttgtccaatagggaaagtaaattatattcaagtttgtccaataGGGAtagtaaatgatattcaagtttgtccaaaagggaaagtaaatgatattcaagtttgttcaaaagtgaaagtaaattatattcaGGTTTGTCCGAAAGGGAAAGTAAATGATATTGAAGTTTGTCCAAAGGGGGAAGTAAATGATATTGAAGTTTGTCCAAAAGggaaagtaaatgatattcaagtttgtccaaaatgggaagtaaatgatattcaagtttttccaaaagggaaagtaaatgatattgaagtttgtccaaaaggaaaagtaaatgatATTGAAGTTTGTCCAAAGGGGGAAGTAAacgatattcaagtttgtccgaAAGGGAAAGTAAATGATATTGAAGTTTGTCCAAAGGGGGAAGTAAaggatattcaagtttgtccaaaagggaaagtaaataatattcaagtttgtccaaaaggggatgtaaatgatattcaagtttgtccaaaaggggaagtaaatgatattcaagaTTGTCCATAA